In Paenibacillus hexagrammi, the following are encoded in one genomic region:
- the spoVB gene encoding stage V sporulation protein B has translation MTKQSFIKGTMILLAAGILNRLLGFIPRITLPRVIGAEGVGLYQMGWPFLVVILTIVTGGIPVAISKLIAEAEAERNEARVRSILRISLLLTTGLSIIFTIVCLAGAAWITNHLLTDSRVYYTFLCMSPMIPIIGLSSVYRAYFQGRQNMIPTATSQITETVVRIIMVLICSYLMLPYGIEYAAAGAMIGVFAGEIGGLVVLVLHFKRNKAQTTYIANVQIGTKKTSGRLSNLKRILRISVPVTGSKLIGACSYLFESILIAQSLAIAGVTTALATAQYGALQGMIIPIILLPSALTMSLSVSLIPSLSEAAARKDMQTIHSRLHQSLRLALVTGAPFAVLMFVLAEPICTYMYNQPDVGIMLKMMAPIAIFIYFQAPLQSTLQALNKPGAALVNTLIGSAVKLVLIYILASKPELGIKGAIFAININIVLVTILHWNSVVRLLKFRMQGSDFAKIIAAMAISGISSYVVMHTTWSEADWLRFTASCLIGVVMYIILIIMMRLVNQGDLLKIMRLGKKFIR, from the coding sequence TTGACCAAGCAGTCGTTTATCAAAGGAACAATGATCCTGCTAGCCGCAGGAATTTTAAATCGGTTACTTGGATTTATTCCCCGCATTACGCTGCCGCGGGTCATTGGCGCCGAAGGGGTCGGATTGTATCAAATGGGGTGGCCCTTTCTGGTCGTAATCCTGACTATCGTAACAGGGGGAATTCCCGTTGCCATCTCCAAACTGATTGCCGAGGCGGAAGCGGAACGCAATGAGGCACGTGTCAGAAGCATTCTGCGCATTTCCCTGCTGCTTACGACGGGGCTTAGCATCATTTTTACGATAGTCTGCCTGGCAGGAGCCGCATGGATCACGAATCACTTGCTCACAGATTCCCGCGTGTATTACACGTTCCTGTGCATGAGCCCCATGATTCCCATTATCGGGTTGTCTTCGGTGTATCGCGCTTATTTTCAAGGCAGACAGAACATGATACCGACAGCGACCTCGCAAATTACAGAAACGGTAGTTCGGATTATCATGGTTCTGATCTGCTCGTATCTCATGCTTCCCTACGGAATCGAATATGCAGCAGCCGGAGCAATGATAGGTGTATTCGCAGGTGAAATTGGAGGACTAGTCGTACTTGTCCTGCATTTCAAAAGAAATAAAGCACAAACCACTTACATAGCGAACGTACAGATCGGCACGAAGAAAACAAGCGGACGACTGTCCAACCTGAAGCGGATCCTCCGCATATCTGTTCCAGTTACAGGCAGTAAACTAATCGGTGCATGCTCGTACTTGTTTGAATCCATTCTCATCGCTCAAAGTCTTGCTATCGCCGGAGTGACGACCGCGCTGGCTACTGCCCAATACGGAGCTTTACAAGGAATGATTATTCCGATAATTCTGCTTCCAAGCGCACTCACCATGTCGCTATCGGTATCGTTGATCCCTTCCTTGAGCGAGGCAGCAGCTCGCAAGGATATGCAAACCATTCATTCCAGACTGCATCAATCCTTGCGGCTGGCATTAGTAACCGGTGCTCCCTTTGCTGTGCTGATGTTCGTCTTGGCCGAGCCTATCTGCACGTATATGTACAATCAGCCTGATGTTGGTATCATGCTGAAAATGATGGCTCCCATCGCCATTTTCATTTACTTCCAAGCTCCTTTGCAATCAACGCTGCAGGCTCTAAATAAACCAGGAGCGGCGCTTGTCAATACGCTAATCGGATCTGCCGTCAAGCTAGTACTTATTTACATACTGGCCAGTAAGCCTGAACTAGGGATCAAAGGTGCAATATTCGCCATAAACATCAACATTGTGCTTGTTACGATTTTGCATTGGAACAGTGTGGTACGTCTTTTGAAATTTCGTATGCAAGGAAGTGACTTCGCCAAAATCATTGCCGCCATGGCCATATCCGGAATAAGCAGCTATGTGGTTATGCATACAACCTGGTCGGAAGCCGATTGGCTTCGCTTCACTGCTTCGTGCTTGATCGGGGTTGTCATGTACATCATTCTAATCATCATGATGAGACTAGTGAATCAGGGGGACTTGCTGAAAATTATGCGGCTTGGTAAAAAATTCATACGATAA
- the ruvB gene encoding Holliday junction branch migration DNA helicase RuvB: protein MENDRIISANLMMEDQAIEYSLRPRYLAEYIGQKQAKENLKIYIEAAKMRKEALDHVLLYGPPGLGKTTLSNIIANELGVNIRTTSGPAIERPGDLAALLTNLQEGDVLFIDEIHRLHRTVEEVLYPAMEDYALDIIIGKGPSARSVRLDLPAFTLVGATTRVGLLSAPLRDRFGVVSRLEYYTVDELTYIVSRTADILQVQIVGEAAREVGMRSRGTPRIANRLLKRVRDFAQVKGDGIITLDIARTALKLIQVDDLGLDEIDHKMLRAIIQNFQGGPVGLETIAATIGEEGQTIEDVYEPYLLQIGFLQRTPRGRTVTPLAYQHLGLPMPEQK, encoded by the coding sequence ATGGAGAATGACCGGATTATCTCCGCTAATTTGATGATGGAGGATCAAGCGATCGAGTACAGCTTGCGCCCCCGTTATTTGGCTGAATATATCGGTCAAAAGCAGGCCAAGGAGAATTTAAAGATCTATATCGAAGCGGCAAAAATGCGCAAAGAAGCCCTTGATCATGTGCTTCTGTACGGTCCTCCGGGACTCGGCAAAACTACGCTCTCGAATATTATCGCCAATGAGCTTGGCGTGAATATACGAACGACCTCCGGACCCGCTATTGAGCGTCCGGGGGATTTGGCGGCCCTCCTGACGAATTTGCAGGAGGGGGATGTGCTGTTCATCGACGAGATTCACCGGCTCCACCGTACGGTGGAGGAGGTGCTGTATCCGGCGATGGAGGACTACGCCCTTGATATTATTATCGGCAAGGGCCCGAGCGCCCGCTCGGTGCGGCTGGACTTGCCGGCTTTCACGTTGGTCGGCGCCACAACGCGCGTCGGCCTGCTCTCTGCGCCGCTGCGGGACCGCTTCGGCGTGGTGAGCCGGCTCGAATACTATACCGTGGACGAGCTCACCTATATTGTGAGCCGCACCGCCGACATCCTGCAGGTGCAGATCGTCGGCGAAGCCGCCCGCGAGGTCGGCATGCGGTCGAGAGGGACGCCTCGAATCGCCAACCGCCTGCTGAAGCGGGTGCGCGATTTCGCCCAAGTGAAGGGCGACGGTATCATCACGCTGGACATCGCGCGCACGGCACTCAAGCTGATACAGGTCGACGACCTGGGGCTTGATGAGATCGACCACAAGATGCTGCGGGCGATCATTCAGAACTTTCAGGGCGGGCCAGTCGGCTTGGAAACGATCGCCGCCACAATCGGGGAAGAAGGGCAAACGATTGAAGACGTCTATGAGCCCTATTTGCTGCAAATTGGCTTCCTGCAGCGGACTCCCCGGGGACGTACCGTGACGCCGCTGGCTTACCAGCACTTGGGACTGCCTATGCCCGAGCAGAAGTAG
- a CDS encoding DUF421 domain-containing protein yields the protein MDILTIFFRTVLIYFVVFLMLRIMGKREIGKLSLFDLVISIMIAEIAVFVLEDANKPLMDGIVPMATLVLIQVAIAYITLKSRPIRVLFDGKPSVLIENGSINREEMRKQRYNLDDLMQQLRQNRVMNVADVEFAVLEPSGKLSVVEKERRVSDTADSGLKGTIRYEGLPLPLIMDGKVQDENLEKIGKTRFWLKNQLQEKGCNDFKEIFYCSIDHRGRFFVDRKR from the coding sequence ATGGATATTCTGACCATTTTTTTTCGCACGGTGCTGATCTATTTTGTTGTGTTTCTGATGCTGCGCATTATGGGAAAGCGGGAGATCGGGAAGCTATCCTTATTCGATCTGGTCATTTCCATTATGATTGCAGAGATCGCGGTATTTGTATTGGAGGACGCCAATAAGCCTTTGATGGACGGTATAGTTCCTATGGCTACATTGGTGTTGATTCAAGTGGCCATCGCGTATATTACCTTGAAAAGCCGACCAATCCGGGTATTATTTGACGGGAAGCCCAGTGTGCTTATTGAGAACGGCTCCATCAATCGTGAAGAGATGAGAAAGCAGCGCTATAATCTGGATGATCTCATGCAGCAGCTCAGGCAGAATCGGGTTATGAACGTTGCGGATGTGGAATTTGCCGTCCTTGAACCGTCGGGTAAGTTAAGTGTGGTGGAAAAAGAAAGAAGAGTTTCAGACACCGCTGACAGCGGGCTTAAGGGCACGATTCGTTATGAGGGACTTCCTCTACCTTTAATTATGGATGGAAAAGTGCAGGATGAGAATTTAGAAAAGATAGGGAAGACCCGGTTTTGGCTTAAAAACCAGCTTCAAGAAAAAGGCTGCAATGATTTTAAGGAAATTTTTTATTGCTCCATTGATCACAGAGGCCGATTCTTTGTTGATCGTAAACGATAA
- the yajC gene encoding preprotein translocase subunit YajC: MFLLADTAAADAGPMGYLYTYGPLVLMFVVLYFLLIRPQQKRQKTRNMMLGSLKKGDKVVTIGGLHGTIMEITDDICVLRVNDATKMTFDRSAINAVASSAAAKE, encoded by the coding sequence ATGTTCTTGTTAGCTGATACGGCTGCGGCAGATGCCGGGCCAATGGGATATTTGTATACATATGGGCCGCTCGTGCTGATGTTTGTCGTGCTTTATTTCTTATTAATCCGTCCACAGCAAAAGCGTCAAAAAACCCGTAATATGATGCTGGGCTCTTTGAAAAAAGGGGACAAGGTTGTTACCATCGGCGGGCTCCATGGAACGATCATGGAAATTACGGACGACATCTGCGTGCTTCGTGTCAACGACGCTACCAAAATGACGTTCGACCGTTCCGCGATCAACGCTGTTGCATCTAGCGCGGCAGCAAAGGAATAA
- a CDS encoding SpoIID/LytB domain-containing protein yields MQEDAAGKLQYSVWLGSEAAVEQLTVLKQKAVKAAPGIPLQTADTNKPYLLKRLDVTASTTGTDGVIHFAAGVSGQTTRIHPKQQGITVKERSNRNYRGDLELSAYHDKLTLINVLPTEQYLYSVVGSELNSSWPAEALKAQAVAARTYAIKQGLKYEIAQVSDSTIDQAYYGLQSEFPAAIQAVDATKDEVILNKDGLIMPVFSSNAGGKTADPSEVWDNPASYLRSVYSPDQGAEAGKAKWYRIQLADGRTGYVHSLYLKDTGQKNAQGQPIFESTDENVNIRLAPYVDNNANPAIDQLALKQKVTVLDEEMESNAYSWIRGPYDADTLKSKLSAAGIAINGPLQSLEVSKRGPSGRVVEMKANGQVIEVEYPDAIRSLFGGLPSTLFEIEQAGSYTGNTASPADGASDAPAGAAIAGASETASAGDQMYVLSGSQSTPTAVKASDLVAVGATGQAKPLSQSGGTQTAAGSTPQPSSASSSVTLSGKQQIVFRGTGFGHGLGMSQWGAKGFAEQGYDYKKILQTYYTGVTITKE; encoded by the coding sequence TTGCAGGAGGATGCAGCAGGCAAGCTTCAATACAGCGTCTGGCTGGGAAGCGAGGCAGCGGTGGAACAGTTGACTGTACTGAAGCAAAAAGCGGTGAAAGCAGCGCCTGGCATTCCGCTCCAGACGGCTGATACCAACAAGCCATATTTGTTGAAACGGTTGGATGTGACCGCTTCAACGACAGGAACAGACGGTGTCATTCACTTCGCAGCTGGGGTGAGCGGTCAAACAACACGAATCCATCCCAAACAGCAAGGAATCACAGTGAAGGAAAGATCAAACCGCAATTATAGAGGGGACTTGGAGCTAAGCGCTTATCATGATAAACTCACGCTCATCAATGTGCTGCCGACGGAGCAGTATTTGTACTCGGTGGTCGGTTCTGAATTAAATTCGAGCTGGCCGGCGGAGGCGCTTAAGGCACAGGCAGTCGCAGCACGTACCTATGCGATTAAACAAGGGTTGAAATATGAGATTGCCCAGGTATCCGATTCGACCATCGATCAAGCATACTACGGGCTGCAAAGTGAATTTCCTGCCGCCATTCAAGCTGTTGATGCGACCAAGGATGAAGTCATCTTGAACAAAGACGGCTTGATTATGCCGGTCTTCTCATCCAATGCTGGAGGCAAGACCGCCGACCCGTCCGAGGTCTGGGACAACCCGGCATCCTACCTGCGAAGCGTTTACAGTCCGGACCAAGGAGCGGAAGCAGGGAAAGCGAAGTGGTATAGGATCCAACTGGCGGACGGCCGCACGGGATATGTTCATTCGTTGTACTTGAAGGATACCGGACAGAAGAATGCGCAGGGTCAGCCGATCTTCGAATCAACCGATGAAAATGTTAATATCAGGCTAGCGCCTTATGTGGATAATAACGCTAACCCCGCCATCGACCAGCTTGCTCTCAAGCAAAAAGTTACGGTTCTCGATGAAGAAATGGAATCCAACGCGTATTCTTGGATAAGAGGACCTTATGATGCCGATACGCTAAAAAGCAAGTTGTCCGCAGCTGGAATTGCCATTAACGGTCCGCTCCAGTCACTTGAAGTCTCGAAGCGAGGGCCTTCGGGTCGAGTTGTAGAGATGAAGGCTAACGGTCAAGTGATTGAGGTCGAGTATCCCGATGCAATACGTTCCCTTTTTGGCGGTTTACCGAGTACCCTGTTTGAAATTGAACAAGCGGGAAGTTATACTGGTAATACTGCGAGTCCAGCGGACGGAGCTTCTGATGCACCGGCTGGTGCAGCGATTGCAGGGGCCTCTGAGACAGCCTCAGCGGGTGATCAAATGTATGTGCTGTCAGGTTCTCAATCGACGCCGACGGCCGTGAAGGCATCTGATCTTGTCGCTGTGGGAGCAACGGGCCAAGCGAAGCCGCTCTCTCAGAGCGGAGGCACGCAAACCGCCGCCGGGTCGACCCCGCAGCCATCATCAGCTTCATCCTCCGTTACTTTGAGCGGGAAGCAGCAGATCGTGTTTCGTGGCACTGGCTTTGGACATGGTCTAGGTATGTCTCAATGGGGAGCTAAAGGATTTGCGGAGCAAGGCTATGATTATAAGAAAATACTCCAAACGTATTACACTGGAGTCACCATAACTAAGGAATGA
- a CDS encoding phosphatase PAP2 family protein — protein sequence MDYRADFTKSIYRIEGDFVATIQHLFQNDVLTYISSYFYVVVFPSVMIASIGIYTFQKNYKLFFAICYALMINYMIAIPFYLFFPVNEVWYFHPNVDLLITHVFPTFEQDYRPLSGLDNCFPSLHTSISVSMAIIAFKNRSTFWKYFVPCSSAFIIFSIFYLGIHWLSDMSAGVLLGVFAARLALRLSEGRMVLGERALLQRWKKNEM from the coding sequence ATGGATTACCGCGCGGATTTCACCAAATCCATATATCGGATCGAAGGGGATTTTGTCGCTACCATCCAGCATCTATTTCAAAACGATGTGCTTACTTATATCAGCAGCTATTTCTATGTCGTTGTCTTTCCATCCGTGATGATTGCGTCCATCGGGATTTACACGTTTCAAAAAAACTACAAGCTCTTTTTCGCCATCTGTTACGCACTTATGATCAATTACATGATTGCTATCCCTTTCTACCTGTTCTTCCCAGTCAATGAAGTTTGGTACTTTCATCCAAATGTCGATCTGCTCATTACCCACGTTTTTCCTACGTTTGAGCAGGATTATCGTCCGCTGTCGGGCCTTGACAACTGCTTTCCAAGCCTGCATACCTCCATCAGCGTATCCATGGCTATTATCGCATTCAAGAACCGCAGCACCTTTTGGAAATATTTCGTTCCCTGCTCCTCTGCTTTCATTATCTTCTCGATCTTTTACCTAGGCATCCATTGGCTCTCCGACATGAGCGCAGGCGTTCTGCTTGGGGTATTCGCCGCAAGGCTGGCACTTCGACTCAGCGAAGGAAGAATGGTGCTTGGCGAACGCGCTCTGCTGCAAAGATGGAAGAAAAACGAAATGTGA
- a CDS encoding SPOR domain-containing protein, which yields MKREKPFHTSKIAALAAAVILAGAVPAVQNRAYAQESMHLDTIRVALFMSSAKFNSQEPVVTMSSAAGLEVGVQEEGAVHTWVTVPGTAVVRASLDQYNVKMLESTDFSAASALNAKLQSMKLDSYILSRSKQGKIVFQLYLGGYPTPQEAESAKLQALKDPVVAAAAQAAAPDLTGPCILQRGSIQRRPLRSRKRPCMLLPVSQRILRCRRMQQASFNTASGWEARQRWNS from the coding sequence ATGAAACGGGAAAAACCATTCCATACATCTAAAATTGCGGCTTTGGCAGCCGCTGTTATACTAGCGGGAGCCGTTCCGGCTGTTCAGAACAGGGCATATGCCCAGGAGAGTATGCATCTGGATACCATTCGTGTAGCGCTGTTTATGAGTTCAGCCAAATTCAATTCTCAGGAGCCAGTAGTGACTATGTCATCTGCTGCAGGCTTGGAAGTCGGTGTCCAAGAGGAAGGTGCCGTGCACACCTGGGTGACTGTTCCTGGTACTGCGGTAGTCCGCGCATCTTTGGACCAATATAATGTCAAAATGTTGGAAAGTACCGATTTTAGTGCTGCATCTGCGTTGAATGCAAAGCTGCAATCCATGAAACTGGATTCGTACATACTCAGCAGGTCGAAGCAAGGAAAAATTGTATTTCAGCTATACCTTGGCGGGTATCCAACGCCGCAGGAAGCAGAATCAGCGAAGCTGCAAGCGCTGAAAGATCCTGTCGTGGCTGCTGCTGCCCAAGCTGCAGCACCTGATCTGACCGGCCCCTGCATCTTACAGCGGGGATCTATCCAACGGAGGCCGCTGCGCTCGCGCAAGCGTCCGTGTATGCTCTTGCCGGTATCGCAGCGGATATTGCGTTGCAGGAGGATGCAGCAGGCAAGCTTCAATACAGCGTCTGGCTGGGAAGCGAGGCAGCGGTGGAACAGTTGA
- the tgt gene encoding tRNA guanosine(34) transglycosylase Tgt has translation MAAVTYEHIKTCKQSGARLGRVHTPHGVIETPAFMPVGTQATVKTMSPEELKAMDAHIILSNTYHLFLRPGHELVKAAGGLHKFMNWDRPILTDSGGFQVFSLSDNRKITEEGVQFKSHLSGDKLFLSPEKAMEIQNALGSDIMMAFDECPPYPAEYAYIKNSLERTTRWAERCLQAHARPQDQALFAIIQGGMHEDLRRQSAEQLTSMDFPGYAIGGLSVGEPKHLMYEVLEYTTPLMPANKPRYLMGVGSPDALIEGAIRGIDMFDCVLPTRIARNGTCMTSSGRLVIRNAKYAEDFGPLDPNCSCYTCSNYSRAYIRHLIKADETFGIRLTTYHNLHFLLQLMRDVRQAIMEDRLLDFRDAFFESYGLNDNERGF, from the coding sequence TTGGCAGCTGTGACATACGAGCATATAAAGACATGTAAGCAATCGGGAGCCAGACTCGGGAGGGTACATACCCCTCATGGCGTCATCGAAACGCCTGCCTTCATGCCGGTCGGAACGCAAGCGACTGTGAAAACGATGAGTCCCGAAGAATTAAAAGCGATGGACGCGCATATTATTTTGAGTAATACGTACCATCTGTTTCTGCGTCCGGGTCATGAACTGGTAAAAGCGGCCGGAGGGCTTCACAAGTTCATGAATTGGGACAGGCCGATCCTGACGGACAGCGGCGGATTTCAGGTGTTCAGCTTGAGTGATAATCGCAAAATTACCGAGGAGGGCGTGCAGTTCAAATCTCATCTAAGCGGAGACAAGCTGTTTCTATCTCCTGAGAAAGCCATGGAAATTCAGAATGCGCTCGGCTCGGACATTATGATGGCTTTTGATGAATGTCCGCCTTACCCGGCGGAGTATGCGTACATCAAGAATTCGCTTGAACGTACGACTCGTTGGGCGGAACGCTGCCTTCAGGCTCATGCAAGACCACAAGATCAAGCATTGTTTGCGATCATTCAGGGCGGCATGCATGAGGACCTGCGCCGGCAAAGCGCGGAGCAGTTGACTTCCATGGATTTCCCGGGGTATGCTATTGGGGGATTAAGTGTAGGTGAGCCCAAGCATTTGATGTATGAAGTGCTGGAGTACACGACACCGCTGATGCCTGCCAATAAGCCGCGTTACTTGATGGGCGTTGGCTCACCGGATGCATTAATTGAAGGCGCGATCCGCGGCATCGATATGTTTGATTGCGTGCTTCCGACACGGATTGCCCGCAATGGGACTTGCATGACAAGCTCCGGCAGACTCGTGATCCGAAACGCCAAGTATGCGGAGGATTTCGGGCCGCTCGATCCGAATTGTTCCTGCTATACATGCTCGAACTACAGCAGGGCGTACATCCGTCATTTGATTAAAGCAGACGAGACATTTGGCATTCGACTCACAACTTATCATAACCTTCACTTTCTATTACAGCTGATGCGAGACGTAAGACAGGCAATCATGGAAGACCGTTTGCTTGATTTCCGCGATGCCTTCTTCGAATCCTATGGGCTGAATGATAATGAAAGAGGATTTTAA
- a CDS encoding TIGR04086 family membrane protein: MNPMRSVSQVRITSPLLSGLVYALIMMTIGTIVTSLFLLLTSTQESSLHTLTMIIHGVSLFIGGWVAGKRAGSRGWYYGGMLGILYFLLIFLVGFLAFDAGLNLQSLQLLGILFVSGALGGMLGVNTRK; the protein is encoded by the coding sequence ATGAACCCAATGAGAAGTGTAAGTCAGGTTCGAATTACGTCTCCTTTGTTATCCGGGCTCGTGTATGCGCTCATCATGATGACGATCGGCACCATCGTGACATCCCTTTTTCTACTGCTCACCAGCACACAGGAGAGCTCCTTGCATACGCTCACAATGATTATTCATGGCGTATCTTTATTCATCGGCGGCTGGGTGGCGGGTAAGAGAGCCGGCAGCCGAGGCTGGTATTACGGCGGAATGCTGGGCATCCTATACTTCCTGCTTATCTTCCTAGTCGGCTTTTTGGCATTCGACGCAGGTCTCAACCTACAGTCACTCCAGCTTCTTGGAATCTTGTTCGTCTCCGGAGCGCTCGGCGGTATGCTTGGCGTCAATACTCGCAAATAA
- a CDS encoding SLC13 family permease, whose protein sequence is MNDYSQGPVGWQAIAAVLIYGAAYIGIITERWNRSYIALGGAILMLIIGAVPFHLAMASFARWDTLIWMTSLFIIAIGFQRTGMMSYLAAALIRKNRIKPLTILFGVSMLTAIGSAFVDSVVMILIIVPIMLNTAKLLKLSPVPFMLSIVLSANLGGASTAIGSVTNRFVGEAAGFTFWQMLRTLGPLMALLLVIVYAALWMIYGRSLVVPEANRREVLAIQPAELLGDRLQVIGGSLILLLFLIAEMLQGVLGWRGAYIALAGAAAFILLNYSWILTTVRTRDYRLALQGILESQFLYFFGLFVMTGGLVYAGVTGLLAVKSMELSQGSIPFLSIILVGITGVGSAMIDHVPFAVAMVPTIHDIAELAKISEMGPATSLWWSLMIGGAVGGGATLLGSTAGMLAGGLAMQGQSGFSQRDYLKFALPVSVVLFIVAACYIRIVIT, encoded by the coding sequence TTGAATGATTATTCGCAGGGTCCTGTAGGCTGGCAAGCGATAGCTGCCGTATTGATATACGGGGCTGCTTATATCGGGATTATTACGGAAAGATGGAATCGTTCTTACATAGCGCTTGGCGGGGCTATATTGATGCTGATAATTGGGGCCGTTCCGTTTCATCTAGCCATGGCTTCCTTTGCCAGGTGGGATACTTTGATTTGGATGACGAGTCTATTTATCATAGCGATCGGATTTCAAAGAACCGGCATGATGTCTTATCTTGCAGCAGCGCTTATAAGGAAGAATAGAATAAAACCGCTGACTATTTTGTTTGGCGTGTCGATGCTTACCGCGATAGGTTCGGCATTTGTAGACAGTGTGGTTATGATCTTGATTATTGTGCCGATCATGCTGAATACGGCGAAGCTCTTGAAGCTATCGCCGGTTCCCTTCATGCTGTCCATTGTACTCTCAGCCAATCTGGGAGGAGCGTCTACGGCAATAGGCAGTGTAACCAATCGATTCGTGGGAGAGGCGGCCGGATTTACCTTCTGGCAGATGCTGCGGACCTTAGGACCGCTGATGGCACTCCTGCTGGTTATTGTATATGCAGCCTTATGGATGATCTATGGCAGGTCGTTAGTGGTTCCCGAAGCAAATCGGAGAGAAGTGCTTGCCATTCAACCTGCTGAATTGCTTGGGGACCGGTTGCAAGTGATAGGGGGCAGTTTGATCCTACTGCTGTTTTTGATCGCGGAAATGCTTCAGGGAGTTCTGGGGTGGCGGGGGGCTTATATCGCTCTTGCAGGTGCCGCGGCATTCATCCTCCTTAACTATTCATGGATCCTTACAACGGTTCGAACCAGAGATTACCGCCTTGCCCTTCAAGGAATACTGGAGTCGCAATTTTTATACTTTTTTGGACTATTCGTGATGACAGGCGGGCTGGTTTATGCGGGCGTTACCGGTTTATTGGCGGTTAAATCGATGGAGCTTAGCCAAGGCAGCATTCCTTTCTTATCGATCATCTTGGTTGGGATAACAGGTGTTGGCTCCGCCATGATCGACCATGTTCCATTTGCAGTGGCTATGGTGCCTACCATTCATGATATTGCGGAACTCGCCAAGATTTCGGAGATGGGGCCTGCGACTTCATTATGGTGGTCGCTTATGATCGGCGGTGCGGTCGGAGGCGGTGCGACACTGCTTGGATCTACAGCCGGTATGCTGGCCGGAGGGCTTGCGATGCAGGGGCAAAGCGGGTTTAGTCAGAGGGATTATTTGAAATTTGCGCTTCCCGTTAGCGTCGTGCTATTCATTGTCGCTGCTTGCTATATTCGTATCGTTATCACGTAA
- the queA gene encoding tRNA preQ1(34) S-adenosylmethionine ribosyltransferase-isomerase QueA, which translates to MEVQEFDFELPESLIAQTPLANRTASRLLTLNKATGDIQHGTFEQLADYLEAGDLLVMNDTRVIPARLFGVKRDTGAKAELLLLKSLGDDRWEALVKPGKRVKTGTILDFGTDVDAGSAGEPILSAEVLEEGDMGARILKFQYRGIFNEILDQLGQMPLPPYIKEQLPEKERYQTVYAKHEGSAAAPTAGLHFTEDYLELLRQKGVRIAFVTLHVGLGTFRPVSVDNIEEHQMHAEYYELSAETADLINETKANGKRVVAIGTTSARTLETVAQSSRKESESSDGAWIMKPASGWTSIFIYPGYTFQAVDALLTNFHLPKSTLLMLISALAGRDHILKAYEEAVRLEYRFFSFGDAMFIY; encoded by the coding sequence ATGGAAGTACAAGAATTTGATTTTGAACTGCCTGAATCATTAATCGCCCAGACGCCGCTTGCTAACCGGACGGCGTCCAGGCTGCTCACTTTAAACAAAGCAACCGGTGATATTCAGCATGGCACATTTGAACAGTTGGCGGATTATTTGGAAGCCGGGGATTTACTCGTGATGAATGATACGCGAGTCATTCCAGCCCGGCTTTTTGGTGTGAAGCGGGATACGGGCGCGAAGGCGGAGCTGCTGCTGCTCAAATCTCTCGGGGATGACCGATGGGAAGCACTTGTCAAGCCCGGTAAGAGAGTGAAGACCGGAACGATTCTTGATTTCGGTACGGATGTGGATGCAGGATCTGCTGGAGAGCCAATTTTGTCGGCTGAAGTGTTGGAAGAAGGGGACATGGGAGCAAGAATCCTGAAGTTTCAGTACAGGGGCATCTTTAATGAGATCTTGGACCAGCTTGGACAAATGCCGCTGCCTCCGTATATCAAGGAGCAGCTTCCCGAGAAGGAGCGTTATCAGACGGTTTATGCCAAGCATGAAGGCTCAGCGGCTGCACCTACAGCCGGTCTCCATTTTACGGAAGATTATCTGGAGCTGCTGCGGCAAAAAGGAGTGCGGATCGCGTTTGTAACGCTACATGTTGGACTCGGCACGTTCCGTCCAGTATCCGTTGATAACATTGAAGAACATCAAATGCATGCGGAATACTATGAATTGTCGGCCGAGACTGCAGACCTCATTAATGAAACGAAAGCAAACGGCAAACGTGTGGTGGCCATCGGGACAACCTCGGCTAGAACTCTTGAAACCGTGGCGCAGTCAAGTCGGAAAGAATCTGAATCGTCTGATGGAGCCTGGATCATGAAGCCGGCTAGCGGATGGACCAGTATTTTCATCTACCCGGGTTATACGTTCCAAGCGGTAGATGCCCTGCTTACGAATTTTCATCTGCCGAAATCCACGCTGCTGATGCTGATCAGCGCATTGGCTGGACGAGATCATATCTTGAAGGCATATGAGGAAGCCGTACGTTTGGAGTACCGGTTCTTCAGCTTCGGCGACGCGATGTTTATTTATTAA